Genomic segment of Rhodocaloribacter litoris:
CTGCTGGCAACCGACCCGGTGCACTTCGATGTGCTCGACTACGCCGGGCCGGGCGTCTACGTAGACACGCCGCTCGTGACCGGGGAGGCGGCGACGGTCCGCGTGCGGGGCACGGTGGTCAATGCGGGGGCGGCGCCGGCGGCGGTCGAGGTGGTCAGCCGGGTGCGAGAGGCCGGCGGGCGCGAGGTAGCGGTGCTCCGCAGCACGGTGCAGGTGCCGCCCGGCGGGCGGGCGCCGTTCGAGCAGGTGAGCGACACGCTCTCCGCCCCGCGCCTGTGGTCGCCCGCCGATCCGTACCTGTACCACGTGGAAGCGTCGCTCTACACCGGAACGCACCGTCGGGACGTGGTGGTACAGCCGCTGGGGTTCCGGTGGCTCCGGGTCGATCCGCAGCTGGGCGTCTTCCTCAACGGACAACCCATTCGCCTTTTCGGCACGAACCGGCACCAGGACCTGCCCGGACTCGGCAATGCCCTGCCGGATGCCGCCCACCGCCGCGACGTGGAGATCGTCAAAGAGAACGGCTTCAACTTCCTTCGCCTGGCGCATTACCCGCAGGATCCTGCCGTGCTCGAAGCCGCTGACCGGCTGGGCCTCGTCGTCTGGGAGGAGATCCCCGTGGTCAACATGATCACCCGTTCCGAGGCGTTCTATGCGCATGCCGAGCGGATGCTCGTTGAGATGATCCGGCAGCACTACAACCACCCTTCGGTGCTGTTCTGGGGGTACATGAACGAGATCCTGCTGCGCGAAACCACACCCGTCGACACCGCGTACCGGGCCGACGTCGTGGCCCTGGCCCGCCGGCTCGAGGCCCGTGCGAAGGCCGAGGACCCCACGCGCCACACGGTCACGGCCATCTCCCACGGCGAGGTGAACAACGGCAGCGGCTTCCAGGACATCCCGGACGTCCTCGGGCTCAACCTGTACTTCGGCTGGTACTACGGCACCTTCGCCGACCTGGGCGCGTTCCTGGACACGTTGCATGCCCGTCATCCCGCCCGCCCGCTGATGGTGAGCGAGTACGGGGCCGGGAGCGACGAGCGCGTCCACACCACGGGGCCTGTGCCGTTCGACTTCTCCTCCGAGCACCAGCAGGCGTTCCACCGCGAGAGCTTCGCCCAGCTCCAGGCTCGGCCCTATCTGGCCGGCACGGCCGTGTGGAACCAGTTCGACTTCGGCTCGGCCCTTCGCCAGGACACGAAGAACGCCCTCAACCAGAAGGGCCTGTATTTCTTCGACCGGACCCCGAAAGACATCGCCTTTTACTACCGGGCCCGGCTCCGGGACGAGCCGGTGCTCTACATCGCCCGCGAGTGGTCGCGGCGGGCCGGGAGCCGCCCGGAGGATCGACGGCAGCCGGTGTGGGTCTATGCGAACACCGACTCGGTAGAGCTGCTTGTCGACGGCATCTCGCAGGGGTGGCAGCCGGTGGTGAATGCCACGGCCCGGTGGCTGGTGAACTGGTCGGACGGCATGCACCGGCTGGAAGCCCGGGGATGGAAGGGGGGAGGGCCCGTGGTCGACGTGGCCCACGTCGCGTTCGAGGACCGGACAGGGTTCTTCGAGGGACGCGGACCCGCCGTGCTGGCGGTCAATGCCGGGGCGCACGAGGCCTACACGGACGGCTCCGGGGTGGTCTGGGAGCCGGATCGCCCCTATGCGCCAGGGGGCTGGGGCCATGTGGGGGGGACGGCCCGGCGCACCCACCACCGCATCACCAGCACGGCCGACGACCCGCTCTTTCAGACCTACCGGGAGGGCGTCCAGGCCTACCGCTTCGACGTACCCGACGGCCGCTACCGCGTGACCCTCGGGTTCATGGAGGCACAGCACGAGACGCCCGCACAGCGGGTTTTCGGCGTCCGGGCCGGGTCCCGGCCGCTGCTGGCCGGGCTCGACCTGGCCGCCGGCACCGGTCGCTGGCGGGCGACCACCCGCACCGCCGACGTCGTCGTCACGGGCGGCACGGGGCTGGTCCTCACCTTCGAGGCCGGCGCCGGGGCGCCCGTGGTCAGCAGCATCCTCCTGGAGCGACGATGACCGTCTGTGATCTACCCGTTCACACCACGCACCAGACCGATCGTCCATGCGTCGTTCCATCGTGATACCGGTCCTGCTGGCCATGCTCGCGGGCGGGTGTGCGGCCTCCCGCGAGGAGGTCGTCGAGATCGACTTCTGGGCGATGGGGGCCGAGGGGGACGTGGTGGCCCGGCTGTTGCCCGACTTCGAGCGGGAGCATCCCGGTATCCGGGTGCGGGTGCAGCCCATCCCCTGGGCCTCGGCGCACGAGAAGCTGCTGACGGCCTTCGCCGGCGACGCCACGCCCGACCTCTGCCAGCTCGGCAACACCTGGATCCCCGAGTTCGCCGCCCTCGGCGCCCTCGAAGACCTCACCCCCTGGATCGACGGCACGGACGGGGTCGATTCGACCGCGTATTTCCCCGGCATCTGGGAGACGAACGTGATCGACGGGGCCGTCTACGGCATCCCCTGGTACGTCGATACCCGCCTGCTTTTCTACCGCACCGACCTGCTCGCACAGGCCGGCTTCGACCATCCGCCGAGGACGTGGGACGAGTGGACGACCATGCTTGCGGCCCTCAAGCGGCAGGCCGGATCCGATCGCTACGCCATCCTGCTGCCGGTCAACGAGTTCGAACCGCCCATCATCCTGGCCCTCCAGCAGCCCGATCCGATGCTGCGGGACGGGGGACGCTACGGCAACTTTGAGAGCCCCGGCTTCCGCCGGGCCTTCACCTTCTACACCGACATGTTTCGCCACGGATGGGCGCCGAAGGTGGCCAACACACAGGTGCCCAACGTCTGGCAGGAGTTCGCCCGGGGCTATTTCACCTTCTACATCACCGGCCCGTGGAACATCGGCGGGTTCCGCGAGCGCCTGCCCGCCGCGGTGCAGGACGACTGGATGACCGCGCCGATGCCGGGCCCCGGCACGTGGCCGGGTACCTCCGTGGCCGGGGGGAGCAGCCTGGTGATGTTCCGCGACGCGGCCCACAAGCCGGAAGCCTGGGCGCTGATCGCGTATCTCAGTCGCCCCGAGACGCAGGTGCGCTTCCACGAACTGCTCGGCAACCTGCCCGCCCGCCGCGAAGCCTGGGACGACAGCGTCCTCGTCGCCAACCCGTATGCCCGTGCGTTCCGGGAGCAGCTCGCGCACGTGAAGCCCACCCCGAAGGTGCCCGAGTGGGAGCGCATCGCCACGCTCATCCGCACCTATGCCGAAGCCGTCGTCTTCGGCCGGATGACGGTGGACCGGGCGCTGGCCGCCCTCAACCGGGACGTGGATGCCCTGCTGGAGAAACGCCGGTGGATGCTCGCCCGGCGCGAGCGGGAGGGAGGTGCGGAATGAACGCGGATCGCAGGGGGCTTCACCGGTGGAAGCGGGCCGCCCGCGCCATGCGGCAGGCGACGGGGGACGGCACGGTCCGGGCCGCGTTGCTCTTCCTGGCACCCGCCCTCGCGGTGATCGGCGTCTTCTTTTTCCTGCCGGTGGCCGCCGCCTTTGTCCTCAGTTTCACCGACTTCGACATCTATGCCCTGGCCGATGCCGGCAACGCCCGGTTCGTGGGCCTGCGCAACTACGTGGCGCTCGTCCGGCATCCCCTCTTCTGGAAAGCCCTGGGCAACACCCTGTACTTCGTCTTCGCGGGTGGCCCGCTGACGGTGGCCGTGTCGCTGGGGGCAGCCCTGCTCGTGAGCAGCCGTCTCGTACGGTTCAAGGCCCTCTTCCGCACCGTGTTCTTCGCCCCCGTGGTGACGACGCTCGTGGCCGTGGCGCTGGTGTGGCGCTACCTCTACGACACCCGCTACGGCCTGTTCAACGGCCTGCTGGGCTTTTTCGGTCTCGACCCCATCGACTGGCTCGGCGATCCCGACTGGGCCATGCCCGCCATCATCCTGCTCGCCGTCTGGAAGAACTTCGGGTACAACATGATCATCTTCATGGCCGGCCTGGCCGCCATTCCCGAGACCCTCTACGAGGCCGCCCGCATCGACGGGGCCGGGCCCTGGCGGCAGTTCCGGCACGTCACCCTGCCGATGCTGGCGCCCACGTTCCTGTTCGTCGGCGTCGTCACCATGATCGGCTATTTCCAGCTCTTCGCCGAGCCGTACGTGATGACGCAGGGGGGGCCGCTGCAGAGCACCGTCAGCGTCGTCTACCTGATGTACGAGGAAGGGTTCAAGTGGTGGAACATGGGCTATGCCGCTGCGGTGGCGTTCGTCCTGTTCGTGATCATCCTGGCCGGGACGGTGCTCCAGCTCCGGCTGCAGAAAGCGGGGATGGAGGGGACGGGATGAGACGGGAGATGCTCCTCAAGGTCGCGATGTACGCGGTGCTGCTGGTGGCGGCCGCGCTGACGGCGTTCCCGCTCCTGTGGATGGTGTCCGTTTCGCTGATGCCATCGGGAGCGGCCCATGCGGTGCCGCCGCCGCTCTGGCCCGAGGCACCGACGCTCGTTCACTACGGCGAGCTGTTCACCCGGCTGAACATGGGACGCTACCTGTTCAACAGCACCCTCATCGCCGTTGCCGTCACGCTGCTGTCGTTGCTGCTGAACTCCATGGCGGGGTATGCCTTCGCCAAGTTGCGCTTCCCCGGGCGGGACCGGCTATTCCGCACGTTGCTGGCGGCGATGGTGGTGCCCGTGCAGGTGGCCATGCTGCCCCTCTTTCTGCTGATGAAATACCTGGGGCTGGTCAACACCTATGCGGGCGTCATCATCCCGGGCATGGCCTCCATCTTCGGCATCTTCCTCATCCGCCAGTATGCCCTTTCGGTGCCGGGTAGCCTGATCGAGGCGGCCCGCATCGACGGCGCGGGCGAGTTCCGGATCTACTGGTCCGTGGTGTTGCCCCTCCTTCGGCCCGTCCTGGTGACGCTGGCCCTCTTCACGTTCATGGGTGCCTGGAACGACTTCATGTGGCCCCTGATCGTCCTGACCGACCACGACATGTACACGCTGCCCGTCGCCCTGGCGACGTTCTCGCGCGAGCACGTGCAGGATACCGAGCGCATGATGGCCGGCGCCGTCCTGACCGTCCTGCCCGTCCTCGTCGTGTTCCTCGCCCTGCAGCGCTATTACCTCCAGGGCATCATGGTGGGCGGCATGAAAGGTTAAACCGGATTGACGATGCATGACGCTACGTATGTTACCGAAAACGACCTGGTGCTGGTGCGCGGCGCCCTCCGAACCGAGCTGACCCCGCTGGGCGCGGGAGGGGTGTACCTGGGCGACCTTGCGCTGACGCGCTACCGGCCCGACCCCACGTCCGATACCGACGGCTACTTCATCTACGTCCGCGACCTGGAGGCGGGGACCCTCTGGTCGGCGGGCTACCTGCCCGTGCGCCGGCGACCCGATCAGTACGCGGTGCGCTTCGGGCCGCAAGCGGCCCTCTTCGAGCGGCGGGACGGTGACCTTACGACGCGGATGGTGGTGGTGCCGGTAGCTTCGGACGAGGCCGGTGTGGATCTCCGGCACGTGACGGTGGTCAATCACGGCACCCGACGCCGCCGTCTGGACCTGACGAGTTATGCCGAGGTCGTGCTCAACACCCCCGGGGCGGATGCGTCGCATCCCGCCTTTTCCAAGCTGTTCGTGCAGACCGCCTGGGACGCCGGCCGGCAGGCGCTCGTGGCCCGCCGCCGTCTCCGCAGCCCCGACGACCTGCCGGGGTGGCTGGTCCACACGCTGGTGACGGACCCGCCGGCCACGGTGACCTTCGAGACCGACCGCATGGCCTTTCTCGGCCGGGGGCGCGACGTGACCGGCCCGCGGGCGCTCGACCCGGGCGCAGCGCTCGGCGGCACCACCGGCAGCGTCCTCGACGCCATCGCCAGCCTGCGCGTGCCGCTCGACCTGCCGCCGGGGGGGCAGGCCACCGTGACGTTCCTCCTCGGAGGGGGCGCGACGGAGGCGGCCGTGTGGGAGATGGTGGACCGTTTGCGCAGCCGGGAGGCGATCCGCCGGGCGCTGTCCGGCGTGACGGCGGAGGTGCGGCCCGTGGTCGTGACACTCCCCCCGGCCCGCACGCCCCGCTACCGGCCCGTGGACCCGCCGGCCGCCTCCCCCGGCGGATCGCCGGCCCGCGCGGCAGAGGAGCCCCTCCGGTTCGACAACGGCTACGGCGGCTTCAGCGCGGACGGGAAGGCCTATGTCATCCGCCTCGCGCCCGACGGTACCCGGGCGCTACGCCGCCCCCCGCTGCCGTGGACGAACGTCGTCGCCAACGAACGGCACGGCTTCCTGGTGACGGAAAGCGGGGCCGGCTATGTGTGGAGCGTCAACAGCCGCGAGAACCGCCTGACGCCCTGGTTCAATGACCCCGTTTCGGATCCGTATGGCGAGGCGCTCTACCTGCGGGACGAGGACGACGGGGTGTTCTGGTCGCCCCTGCCCGGTCCGGTGCCCGGCGCGGGCGGCTACGAGGTGCGGCACGGCTTCGGGTATACGACGTTCCGCCACGAGAGCCGTGGCCTGGCCTGCGAGACGACCCTGTTCGTACCTCGCCATGACCCCGTCCGGGTGACGCGCCTGCACCTGACGAACCGGGGCACGGTGCCGCGGCGTCTCTCGGTGGTGGCCTACCACCGGCTGGTGATGGGCGTTCACCCGCACGAGACGGCGCCGCACGTGGTCACGTCGGAGCAGAACGGGGTGCTGCTGGCGCGTAACCCGGTAAACCGCCCGTACGAAGGGCAGGTCACGTTCGCCACGCTGGCCGTGGACCCTCCGGCCGGGGAGACCTCCTTCACCACAGACCGGACGGCGTTCCTGGGACCGGCCGGCCACCTCACCGCGCCGTCCGCCCTCGTCCACGACGACCGCCTCGACGGCCGGACCGGCTCGGGGCTGGACCCCTGCCTGGCGTTTCAGTCGTCGTTCACGATCCCGCCGGGCGAGACGGTGACCTGCCTGGTGCTGCTGGGGCAGGGCGGGGATGAGGAGGAGGCCCTGCGCCTGGCGACCGTCTACCGCGATGCCGGCCAGGCGGACGCCGCCCTCGAAGGCGTCCGGGCGTTCTGGGAGGACCTCACCGGTCGGGTGCACATTGCGACGCCCGCGCCGGAGATCGACCTCATGGCCAACGGGTGGCTCCTCTACCAGAACCTGAGCTGCCGGATGTGGGGGCGCTCGGCCTACTACCAGGCCGGGGGCGCCTTCGGCTACCGGGACCAGCTCCAGGATGCCGCCGCGCTCGTCTACACGCGCCCCGACCTGACGCGGGCGCAGATCCTGCTCCATGCCGCCCACCAGTTCGTCGAGGGCGACGTCATGCACTGGTGGCACCCGCCGGACGACCGGGGCCTGCGTACCCGCTTCTCGGATGATCTGCTCTGGTTGCCCTACGTCACCGCCTTCTACGTCCATGCGACCGGCGACCGCGGCGTGCTCGACGAAACGGCGCCCTTCCTTACCGCCCGTCTCCTCGACGAAGGCGAGGACGAAGCATTTCTCCAGCCCCGGCCTTCGGGCGAGGCGGGGGACGTCTATACCCATTGTGTGCGGGCCATCGACCGCTCACTCACGCGGGGGGCACACGGCCTGCCCCTCATGGGCACGGGCGACTGGAACGACGGCATGAACCGCGTCGGGCGGGGGGGACGCGGCGAGAGCGTCTGGCTCGGCTTCTTTCTGCACCACGTGCTCGACCTCTTCATGCCGTTCGTCGAGGCGCGGGGCGACACCGCGCGGCGGCAGCGCTACGAAGCGTACCGGGCCGCCCTGCGTTCGGCGCTGAACGAGGCCGGCTGGGACGGCGCCTGGTACCGCCGCGCCTACTACGACGACGGCACCCCGCTCGGCTCCGCCGCCGGCGACGAATGCCGCATCGACGCCATCGCCCAGGCCTGGGCCGTCCTCTCCGGCGTCGCCCCGCCCGAACGCGCCCGGCAGGCCCTCGACGCCCTCGAAGCTCACCTGGTCGACGAGCGGGCCGGTCTCATCCGCCTCCTCACCCCGCCCTTCGACCGGACGCCGCACGATCCGGGGTACATCAAAGGGTACGTGCCGGGGGTGCGCGAGAACGGGGGGCAGTACACCCACGGCGCCCTCTGGGCCGTGCGGGCGCTGGCCGAAGCCGGACGGGGCGACCGGGCCGCCACGCTCCTCCGCATGCTCAGCCCGGTGGCCCACGCCGCCACGCCCGAGGCCGCCGGCCGCTACCGGGTGGAGCCCTACGTCATCGCCGCCGACGTCTACGGGGAGCCGCCCCACGTCGGGCGCGGGGGGTGGACCTGGTACACCGGCTCGGCCGGGTGGATGTACCGCGTGGTGCTGGAATCGCTGCTGGGCCTCCGGCTGGAGGACGGGCGGTACCTCGTGCTCCGCCCCGTCCTGCCCGGGAACTGGCCCGGTGTGCGCTTCACCTACCGGCCCGACGACCGGGGGACGGTCTACCATGTCGACGTGCGAACGGCGTCCAACCACGAACGCCCCCGGGCCACGTTCGACGGCCGGCCGCTCGCGATCGAGGCGGGCGGCGTGCGCGTGCCGCTCCTCCGGGACGGGCAGGCGCACCGGGTGATTCTTCATCGGGGCGGGTCCTGAGGCGTCGCGGCGAGAAGCCGGGACGTCGTTGCGGTTTCCGGTGCTCTCATCCTCCCGGCCGTGGCACCCGGATCACAGATCGAGGACGGCGTTTTTGCACGAAGACGTCAGGGCAGGAATAAGGCAATCCCGAAGTTTTAGCGGAGGTCATGGTTATGGAGGGCATGGCTGCCCTTAGCGAACGGCCCACGTGTAGCCGCGGATCTGGACGCGTTGCGCGTCCCGTCCAGCCCGGGCTCTCCTGTGGGCCATGGGGCGCACCCGTGAAGGGTGCGGCTACATCGCGCTGCACAACGACGCCTTCAATAGCATGGACCAACGCTATTTATTTGTAACCTCAAATTTGAAACCCACAATCCGATGACCTTTCCGAAGGAATTTCTCTGGGGTGTGGCGACGTCCGCCTATCAGGTCGAGGGGTCGCCGCTGGCCGACGGGGCCGGTCCGAGCATCTGGCACCGCTTCGTCCGCACCCCGGGTCGCATCGTCGACGGCGGCACGGGCGACGTGGCCTGCGACCATTACCATCGTTATGAGGACGACGTGCGGCTCATGCAGGCCCTTGGGGTGAAAGCCTACCGCTTCAGCGTCGCCTGGAGCCGTATCCTGCCCGAAGGCACCGGACGCGTCAACCCCGCCGGTCTGGCCTTCTACGACCGCCTCGTCGACACCCTGCTGGCGCACGGGATCACCCCGTTCGTGACCCTCTACCACTGGGACCTGCCCGCCGCGCTCGACGACCGGGGCGGGTGGCTCAATCCCGACGTGGCCGGGTGGTTCGCCGACTACGCCGCGACCCTTTTCCGCGCCCTCGACGACCGCGTGCCGTACTGGGCGACGCTCAACGAGCCCTGGGTGGTGATGGACGGCGGCTACCTCAACGGCGGGCTGGCGCCCGGCCACCGCAACCTGTTCGAGGCGCCGCGCGTGGCGCACAACCTGTTACGGGCCCATGCCCGGGCCGTCGAGGTCTACCGCGCCTTCGGGCGCCACGCCGTCGGGCTGGTGCTCAACCTGGAGCCGAAGTACCCCGCGACCGACAGCGAAGAGGACCGCGCCGCCACGGCCCGCGCCGACGCCTACATGAACCGGATCTTCGTCGAGCCGGTCCTGACCGGCCGCTATCCGGACCTGCTCCCGGAGATCTTCGGGGAGGCCTGGCCGGAGATCCCTGAGGCCGACGTGGAACGCATCGCAGCGCCCATCGACTTCCTCGGGGTCAACTATTATACCCGTGGCGTGACGGCTTTCGACCCGGACGCACCGCCCCTGCAGGCAAAGACCGTCCCGCAACCCACCTCGACCTACACCGAGATGGGCTGGGAGGTGTACCCGGACGGGCTCTACGACACGCTGGCCTGGCTCCACGGCTCCTTCGACGTGCCGCCCCTGTTCATCACCGAGAACGGGGCCGCCTTCTACGATCCACCCCGGTGTGCCGGCGGGCGCATCGAGGATCCGTTGCGCGTCGACTATTTCCGGACGCACCTGCGTGCCCTGTGCCGTGCCCTCACCGACGGCATCGACATCCGGGGCTACTTCGCCTGGTCGCTGCTGGACAACTTCGAGTGGAGCTACGGCTACACGAAGCGGTTCGGCATCGTGCACGTCGACTACCGGACGCAGGCGCGCACGCCGAAGGCCAGTGCCCGCTTTCTGGCCCGGGTCTTCGCGACGAACGGGGCCTGCCTGGCCCGTGAGGCAGCCGAGGCCGGTCGGGACGGCTGAGCGGCGTCGCTCACGGTCGCGGCCCGGGACGGCCTACAGGCCGTGTGACGCGGCCCTGCGCATCCAGATGCGGTTGAGGAGCCGGGGATGGGGGCGGCGTGTGTCCAGGCGGCGAAGGCCCAGGTCGCGGGCCATCGTTTGGGCCTGGCGGAACTCGTCGGAGGTCAGCCGGCGGTTGATCTCGGCGTACTGCGTGGCGCTCACCTTGCCCGAGGGGTAGTACTGGTCCATGAGGTTGACGTACGTGTTCGGGCCGAGCTCGGCGGCGATCCATTCGAGGATGGCACGGGTTTCGTCGAGGTGGCCGGGCATGACGAGGTGGCGGACGATGAGGCCGCGCCGGGCCAGCCCGTCGGCGTCGAGGACGAGGTCGCCCACCTGCCGGTGCATCTCCAGGATGGCGGCCCGGGCGGCCTCCGGGTAGTTCTCGGCCTTCAGGTAGGTGCGGCTTCGCTCGGCACTCCAGTACTTGAAGTCCGGCATGTAGATGTCCACGATGCCGTTCAGGAAGGCGAGGCTTTCCAGGGCGTCGTAGGCGCTGGTGTTGTAGACGATCGGCAGGCGCAGGCCTTCCTCCACGGCGACGGCCACGGCTTCGAGCACCTGGGGCACGACGTGCTCGGGGGTGACGAAGTTGATGTTGTGGCAGCCGAGGCCCTGGAGTTCGAGCATCATGCCGGCGATGGCCTCCGGCGGCGACCCGGCGGGCGAGTCCGGGCGGCCCGGCTTGATGTTCCAGGAGATCTCCCAGTTCTGGCAGAAGACGCAGCGCAGGTTGCAGTGCGAGAAAAAGATGGTGCCGGAACCGTTCCAGCCGCGCAGGCAATCTTCTTCACCGAAGTGGGGAAAGTAGCTGCCCACGACGGCATAACGTCCGGTCTTGCAGGCGGACCAGCGGTCTTCGAGCCGGTTGACGCCGCAGTCACGTGGGCAGGCGCGGCAGTCCGCCAGGGTGGCGACGGCCCGGCGGGCACGCGCGCGCAGCGCGTCGCGGGGCAGGGCCAGGTAAGCGGGCCAGGTCATGGCAAGGGGAGCGTTGCACGCTCGGTATGTCGCGGATGACAGATCCTTCCACCTTCCCACATCTCCACACCTCTAATATTACCCGGTCCGTGCTCAGTGGGTCCACTGGAGTCGCAGGGTGTAGTTCCGGGGGGCGGCCAGGTAGGCGGGGCGTTCGAGGTAGTAGTATTCGAGGGCGTTTTTGACGAGGAAAGCGAGGTGGAGGCCGCCGTGCCGGACGGCCAGGCGGAGGTCGAGCACGCGGGTGTCGACGAGCAGGTCGGCGTCCGGGACGAAGCGGGCAAAGTCGGATTCGACGCGCTCGGGGCGGCTGGCGAAGCGGTAGTCGAAGCCGGCTTCGAGCGGGCCGATGAGGCGGGCATCGAGCGAGGCCAGGAGGAGGTGACGGGGGCGGAAGGGGAGGGGGGCACCGGCGGTGCGGTCGTTGGCGTCGAGGAAGGTGTAGCCGAGCCGGGTTCGCACGCGCTCGTCGGCCAGGTCGAGGTCGAGGGCGGCTTCGAGCCCGCGGATGCGGGCCCTGGTCAGGTTGACGAACTGGAAGGCCCGTCGTTCGGGCACGAACTTCGGCTCGATCAGGTTGGCCAGGTCGTTCCAGAAGAGGGCCAGGTCGAGGCGGATGCCGCCGGTGCGGGAGAGCGGCAGGAGGGTGCGCAGCCCTGCTTCCACGCTGGTGCTTTCCTCGGGGCGGAGCTCGGGGTTGCGCGCGATGGGGACGAAGTCCCGGTTGTCGGTGAAGCGCTCGGCCAGGCTGGGCACGCGGAAGCCCTGCCCGAAGGCGGCCCGCAACGTCAGGCTCGGGCCGGGGGTGTAGGCCAGGTTGAGCTTGGGGCTGAGGCGGGTCACGGTTTCTGCGGCATCGATGCGGTAGGCGTCGAAGCGCAGGCCGGCGACGGCCTGAAGGTGGTTGCCGGGGGTCGCTTCCCACTGGGCGAAGAGGGCGGCTTCGGGCTGGCCGCCGAGTTCGTCGCCGTCGGTGGTTACGTAGAAGGAGGAGCGGGTGAGGTTGGCGTCGAAGGAGGCGCCGGTGGTCAGGTGGTGGCCCGGCCGCACCTGCCAGTTGACCTGGGTTTCGCCGCCGTAGCGGAAGCCGAGCGTGCCGTCGGCGACGGACCGGGGCTTGCCCGTCACGTCGTCGATCGGGCGGATGACGACGGCGAAAAGGCGGGCCTTCAGGGTATAGAACACCTGCTCGCTGACGACGTGGGTGAAGGCGGGCAGCAGGCTGAACTGGTTGTTGAAGGCGTCGTTCGTGCCCGTGGGCGAGGTGCCGGGCGTGAAGGACAGGTTGCCGGGGTTGAGGGCATCGCGGCCGCCGTTCCAGAAGAGGAAATTGTCGCGTTCCCGGGCCAGCAGGCCGGCGAGCACGTCGAGGCGGAGGCCGGGGCGGGGCCGGTAGCCTACCTTGGCGTAGCCCT
This window contains:
- a CDS encoding glycoside hydrolase family 2 TIM barrel-domain containing protein, producing MPGRSASLLPYGVLLVLLVLPAGWWEAQAQERGERVRFTVNDGWRYAPAEAVPPGAADPALDDAGWEVVDLPHTWNARDAFDKEPGYRRGVGWYRKRLVLDPSLAGRRLFLYFEGANQVADVYVNGLHVGSHVGGYTAFAFDITAAVTFDRPSLVAVRVDNRHDDDIPPLDADFTFYGGIYRDVWLLATDPVHFDVLDYAGPGVYVDTPLVTGEAATVRVRGTVVNAGAAPAAVEVVSRVREAGGREVAVLRSTVQVPPGGRAPFEQVSDTLSAPRLWSPADPYLYHVEASLYTGTHRRDVVVQPLGFRWLRVDPQLGVFLNGQPIRLFGTNRHQDLPGLGNALPDAAHRRDVEIVKENGFNFLRLAHYPQDPAVLEAADRLGLVVWEEIPVVNMITRSEAFYAHAERMLVEMIRQHYNHPSVLFWGYMNEILLRETTPVDTAYRADVVALARRLEARAKAEDPTRHTVTAISHGEVNNGSGFQDIPDVLGLNLYFGWYYGTFADLGAFLDTLHARHPARPLMVSEYGAGSDERVHTTGPVPFDFSSEHQQAFHRESFAQLQARPYLAGTAVWNQFDFGSALRQDTKNALNQKGLYFFDRTPKDIAFYYRARLRDEPVLYIAREWSRRAGSRPEDRRQPVWVYANTDSVELLVDGISQGWQPVVNATARWLVNWSDGMHRLEARGWKGGGPVVDVAHVAFEDRTGFFEGRGPAVLAVNAGAHEAYTDGSGVVWEPDRPYAPGGWGHVGGTARRTHHRITSTADDPLFQTYREGVQAYRFDVPDGRYRVTLGFMEAQHETPAQRVFGVRAGSRPLLAGLDLAAGTGRWRATTRTADVVVTGGTGLVLTFEAGAGAPVVSSILLERR
- a CDS encoding sugar ABC transporter substrate-binding protein; its protein translation is MRRSIVIPVLLAMLAGGCAASREEVVEIDFWAMGAEGDVVARLLPDFEREHPGIRVRVQPIPWASAHEKLLTAFAGDATPDLCQLGNTWIPEFAALGALEDLTPWIDGTDGVDSTAYFPGIWETNVIDGAVYGIPWYVDTRLLFYRTDLLAQAGFDHPPRTWDEWTTMLAALKRQAGSDRYAILLPVNEFEPPIILALQQPDPMLRDGGRYGNFESPGFRRAFTFYTDMFRHGWAPKVANTQVPNVWQEFARGYFTFYITGPWNIGGFRERLPAAVQDDWMTAPMPGPGTWPGTSVAGGSSLVMFRDAAHKPEAWALIAYLSRPETQVRFHELLGNLPARREAWDDSVLVANPYARAFREQLAHVKPTPKVPEWERIATLIRTYAEAVVFGRMTVDRALAALNRDVDALLEKRRWMLARREREGGAE
- a CDS encoding carbohydrate ABC transporter permease, producing MRQATGDGTVRAALLFLAPALAVIGVFFFLPVAAAFVLSFTDFDIYALADAGNARFVGLRNYVALVRHPLFWKALGNTLYFVFAGGPLTVAVSLGAALLVSSRLVRFKALFRTVFFAPVVTTLVAVALVWRYLYDTRYGLFNGLLGFFGLDPIDWLGDPDWAMPAIILLAVWKNFGYNMIIFMAGLAAIPETLYEAARIDGAGPWRQFRHVTLPMLAPTFLFVGVVTMIGYFQLFAEPYVMTQGGPLQSTVSVVYLMYEEGFKWWNMGYAAAVAFVLFVIILAGTVLQLRLQKAGMEGTG
- a CDS encoding carbohydrate ABC transporter permease, whose protein sequence is MLLKVAMYAVLLVAAALTAFPLLWMVSVSLMPSGAAHAVPPPLWPEAPTLVHYGELFTRLNMGRYLFNSTLIAVAVTLLSLLLNSMAGYAFAKLRFPGRDRLFRTLLAAMVVPVQVAMLPLFLLMKYLGLVNTYAGVIIPGMASIFGIFLIRQYALSVPGSLIEAARIDGAGEFRIYWSVVLPLLRPVLVTLALFTFMGAWNDFMWPLIVLTDHDMYTLPVALATFSREHVQDTERMMAGAVLTVLPVLVVFLALQRYYLQGIMVGGMKG
- a CDS encoding GH36-type glycosyl hydrolase domain-containing protein, yielding MHDATYVTENDLVLVRGALRTELTPLGAGGVYLGDLALTRYRPDPTSDTDGYFIYVRDLEAGTLWSAGYLPVRRRPDQYAVRFGPQAALFERRDGDLTTRMVVVPVASDEAGVDLRHVTVVNHGTRRRRLDLTSYAEVVLNTPGADASHPAFSKLFVQTAWDAGRQALVARRRLRSPDDLPGWLVHTLVTDPPATVTFETDRMAFLGRGRDVTGPRALDPGAALGGTTGSVLDAIASLRVPLDLPPGGQATVTFLLGGGATEAAVWEMVDRLRSREAIRRALSGVTAEVRPVVVTLPPARTPRYRPVDPPAASPGGSPARAAEEPLRFDNGYGGFSADGKAYVIRLAPDGTRALRRPPLPWTNVVANERHGFLVTESGAGYVWSVNSRENRLTPWFNDPVSDPYGEALYLRDEDDGVFWSPLPGPVPGAGGYEVRHGFGYTTFRHESRGLACETTLFVPRHDPVRVTRLHLTNRGTVPRRLSVVAYHRLVMGVHPHETAPHVVTSEQNGVLLARNPVNRPYEGQVTFATLAVDPPAGETSFTTDRTAFLGPAGHLTAPSALVHDDRLDGRTGSGLDPCLAFQSSFTIPPGETVTCLVLLGQGGDEEEALRLATVYRDAGQADAALEGVRAFWEDLTGRVHIATPAPEIDLMANGWLLYQNLSCRMWGRSAYYQAGGAFGYRDQLQDAAALVYTRPDLTRAQILLHAAHQFVEGDVMHWWHPPDDRGLRTRFSDDLLWLPYVTAFYVHATGDRGVLDETAPFLTARLLDEGEDEAFLQPRPSGEAGDVYTHCVRAIDRSLTRGAHGLPLMGTGDWNDGMNRVGRGGRGESVWLGFFLHHVLDLFMPFVEARGDTARRQRYEAYRAALRSALNEAGWDGAWYRRAYYDDGTPLGSAAGDECRIDAIAQAWAVLSGVAPPERARQALDALEAHLVDERAGLIRLLTPPFDRTPHDPGYIKGYVPGVRENGGQYTHGALWAVRALAEAGRGDRAATLLRMLSPVAHAATPEAAGRYRVEPYVIAADVYGEPPHVGRGGWTWYTGSAGWMYRVVLESLLGLRLEDGRYLVLRPVLPGNWPGVRFTYRPDDRGTVYHVDVRTASNHERPRATFDGRPLAIEAGGVRVPLLRDGQAHRVILHRGGS